The following coding sequences lie in one Lolium perenne isolate Kyuss_39 chromosome 2, Kyuss_2.0, whole genome shotgun sequence genomic window:
- the LOC127321878 gene encoding uncharacterized protein: MGKYVELLDMGVRIAARFHSHCPQTARMYYHPPASSAAANHAGDGAGMLPTEGAAAGAVAMMKRQQRAAVDAADIILYTVV; this comes from the coding sequence ATGGGGAAGTACGTGGAGCTGCTGGACATGGGTGTGCGCATAGCGGCGCGGTTCCACTCCCACTGCCCGCAAACGGCGCGCATGTACTACCACCCCCCGGCTTCCTCGGCGGCCGCCAACCACGCCGGCGACGGCGCCGGGATGCTGCCGACCGAGGGCGCCGCGGCGGGCGCCGTGGCCATGATGAAGAGGCAGCAGCGGGCCGCCGTCGACGCCGCGGACATCATCCTCTACACCGTCGTCTAG